The following proteins come from a genomic window of Sebastes fasciatus isolate fSebFas1 chromosome 6, fSebFas1.pri, whole genome shotgun sequence:
- the ube2d4 gene encoding ubiquitin-conjugating enzyme E2 D4 isoform X1: MALKRIQKELSDLQRDPPAQCSAGPVGDDLFHWQATIMGPSDSPYQSGVFFLTIHFPTDYPFKPPKVAFTTKIYHPNINSNGSICLDILRSQWSPALTVSKVLLSICSLLCDPNPDDPLVPEIAHTYKADRERYNKSAREWTHKYAM; encoded by the exons ATGGCGTTGAAACGAATCCAGAAG GAACTGTCAGACCTGCAAAGGGACCCACCTGCTCAGTGCTCTGCTGGACCAGTTGGGGATGATC TATTTCATTGGCAGGCAACAATAATGGGTCCG AGTGACAGCCCATATCAGAGTGGAGTGTTTTTCCTCACCATTCACTTCCCGACAGATTACCCCTTCAAACCACCCAAA GTTGCATTCACAACAAAAATTTACCACCCTAATATCAACAGCAATGGAAGTATTTGTCTGGATATACTGAGATCACAATGGTCACCTGCACTTACAGTATCAAAAG TATTATTGTCTATCTGCTCTCTTCTTTGCGATCCAAACCCAGACGACCCACTGGTACCAGAAATCGCCCATACGTACAAGGCTGACAGGGAAAG GTACAACAAATCGGCAAGAGAATGGACACACAAGTATGCAATGTGA
- the ube2d4 gene encoding ubiquitin-conjugating enzyme E2 D4 isoform X2 has translation MGPSDSPYQSGVFFLTIHFPTDYPFKPPKVAFTTKIYHPNINSNGSICLDILRSQWSPALTVSKVLLSICSLLCDPNPDDPLVPEIAHTYKADRERYNKSAREWTHKYAM, from the exons ATGGGTCCG AGTGACAGCCCATATCAGAGTGGAGTGTTTTTCCTCACCATTCACTTCCCGACAGATTACCCCTTCAAACCACCCAAA GTTGCATTCACAACAAAAATTTACCACCCTAATATCAACAGCAATGGAAGTATTTGTCTGGATATACTGAGATCACAATGGTCACCTGCACTTACAGTATCAAAAG TATTATTGTCTATCTGCTCTCTTCTTTGCGATCCAAACCCAGACGACCCACTGGTACCAGAAATCGCCCATACGTACAAGGCTGACAGGGAAAG GTACAACAAATCGGCAAGAGAATGGACACACAAGTATGCAATGTGA